From Thermogemmata fonticola, one genomic window encodes:
- a CDS encoding deoxyribonuclease IV has translation MPYLGAHLSIAGGVHKAIEAAAALGCQTVQLFTKSSNQWRAKPLTPAEIAQFRHALEQSGLRYPTAHDSYLINLASAEEELFRKSVEALIVEMERAEALGLDYLVLHPGAHTGRGEAFGVARVAEGLNLVLERCRGFRLQLLLENTAGQGSSLGYRFEHLREIRERLHEPERVAFCLDTCHAFAAGYDLRTAAALKHTLAEFDHVLGLPRLKVFHLNDSVKPLGSRVDRHAAIGQGQIGAEAFRLLVQDPRFAEHPMILETPKEDEQGRPMDPVNLALLRSFLRDAPARRR, from the coding sequence ATGCCGTATCTCGGAGCGCATCTGTCGATAGCGGGGGGAGTCCACAAGGCGATCGAGGCGGCGGCGGCCCTAGGATGCCAGACGGTGCAACTGTTTACCAAAAGCTCGAACCAATGGCGTGCCAAGCCGTTGACACCGGCGGAGATTGCCCAGTTTCGGCACGCGTTGGAGCAATCCGGGCTGCGCTATCCGACCGCGCATGACTCGTATTTGATCAACCTGGCGTCGGCGGAGGAGGAATTGTTTCGCAAATCGGTCGAGGCGCTGATCGTGGAGATGGAGCGGGCGGAAGCGTTGGGGCTGGACTATCTGGTGCTCCATCCTGGTGCGCACACCGGCCGCGGGGAAGCCTTCGGAGTTGCTCGCGTCGCCGAGGGGCTGAACCTGGTTTTGGAGCGCTGCCGGGGCTTCCGCCTGCAACTGCTGCTGGAGAACACCGCCGGACAGGGGAGCAGCTTGGGCTACCGCTTCGAGCATCTGCGGGAGATTCGGGAGCGGCTGCACGAGCCGGAACGCGTGGCCTTTTGCCTGGACACCTGCCATGCCTTCGCTGCCGGTTACGACTTACGTACCGCCGCGGCGTTGAAGCATACCCTGGCCGAATTCGACCACGTGCTGGGTTTGCCCCGGCTCAAGGTCTTCCACCTCAACGATAGTGTCAAACCGCTGGGCAGCCGGGTGGATCGCCACGCAGCGATTGGCCAGGGGCAAATCGGCGCGGAAGCGTTCCGCCTGCTGGTGCAAGACCCACGCTTCGCCGAGCATCCCATGATTCTGGAAACGCCCAAAGAGGATGAGCAGGGCCGGCCGATGGACCCGGTCAATCTAGCGCTGTTGCGGAGTTTCCTGCGGGATGCTCCTGCCCGCCGCCGCTAA
- the lpxD gene encoding UDP-3-O-(3-hydroxymyristoyl)glucosamine N-acyltransferase has product MAVTLQEVAEWIGGEMHGDGALLIAGARPLQEAEPGDITFLEHEKHLTAWAKCRASAAIVPLSVAVNGRPVIRVADPLAAFITVVQRLRPERTDPLPPHIHPTAWIDPSAVLGPEARIGPFVVIGAGTVIGARCTLHAGAVLGRNCRLGDDVTLYPQAVLYDGTIVGNRVTIHAHAVIGADGFGYRTQQGKHVKVPQLGWVEIEDDVEIGAGSTIDRGTFGATRIGQGTKIDNLVMIGHNCRIGRHNLLCSQVGIAGSCTTGDYVVMAGQVGVADHLTIGDHVVIGAKSGVPRDVPSGSQVLGSPALPRQETARIVASLEKLPELRKDVARIKKALGWED; this is encoded by the coding sequence GTGGCAGTGACGCTGCAAGAGGTAGCCGAGTGGATCGGTGGAGAAATGCATGGGGACGGGGCGCTGCTAATAGCGGGGGCGCGCCCGTTGCAGGAAGCCGAGCCAGGAGACATCACCTTCCTGGAACATGAAAAGCACCTGACCGCTTGGGCCAAATGCCGGGCCAGTGCGGCGATCGTTCCTCTCTCGGTTGCGGTCAATGGACGGCCCGTCATCCGGGTAGCAGACCCCTTGGCGGCGTTCATCACCGTGGTCCAACGCTTGCGTCCAGAACGGACCGATCCCCTTCCGCCCCACATCCATCCGACGGCGTGGATCGATCCAAGTGCCGTTTTAGGTCCGGAAGCGCGCATCGGGCCGTTTGTGGTTATCGGGGCGGGGACCGTGATCGGGGCACGCTGCACCTTGCACGCGGGTGCCGTTCTGGGCCGAAACTGCCGCCTGGGCGATGATGTGACGCTCTATCCCCAGGCCGTGCTCTACGACGGCACCATCGTAGGGAACCGAGTCACCATCCATGCGCACGCTGTCATCGGGGCGGATGGCTTCGGCTATCGCACCCAGCAAGGGAAGCACGTCAAGGTGCCGCAATTGGGGTGGGTGGAGATTGAGGACGACGTGGAGATTGGGGCCGGGAGCACCATCGATCGGGGGACGTTCGGCGCCACGCGGATCGGCCAGGGGACCAAGATCGACAACTTGGTGATGATCGGGCACAACTGCCGGATCGGGCGGCACAATTTGCTGTGCAGCCAGGTGGGGATTGCGGGATCGTGCACGACGGGGGATTACGTGGTCATGGCGGGGCAGGTGGGCGTCGCCGACCACTTGACCATTGGGGATCATGTGGTCATCGGGGCCAAGAGCGGGGTGCCGCGGGATGTGCCTTCGGGCAGCCAGGTGCTTGGTTCGCCGGCGCTGCCGCGGCAGGAGACGGCCCGGATCGTGGCGAGTCTGGAAAAGCTGCCGGAGCTGCGCAAGGACGTAGCCCGGATCAAAAAGGCATTGGGATGGGAGGACTGA